Below is a genomic region from Paludisphaera rhizosphaerae.
AGCCAGCCGAGTCCAGGCAAGATTCCCCAATCCCACGACCACGTCGCCAGCGGGATCGATGGACCGCTGAAAAAGCGGCCTGAGCCGAACCCGACGACGTACTCGAAACCCAGATCGCTCAAGACCTCGGGCGAAGCCCGTCCCAGTCGCCAGGCCGGCGCGACGAAGCCCGCGATCGGCGAACTCATGAGCCGCCCGAGGCGTTCCCGGCCCTTCGCCAGGCGATCTCGCGTCTCGTTCTCCGTGAGACCACTCAACTCGTTCGAACGACCGGAGAGGTAAGAGATCAGGCCGGGCCTATCCTGCTGGTGGGTGTAGCCGTGCAGCAGAATCTCGCCGAAGCCCTGGGCGACGAAGTCCAGGAAGTCGACGTCGCCCGGAGACTCGCCGAGCGGACACCCGTGCCAGCAAGGGACGACGGCCGCCGATACCCGATCGGCCACAAGTGGAGCGACGGCGTTACGGATGATCTCAAGCTGAGGTCGAAAGACAGGGGCGACGTCATGGATGACGAGAGCGAACGATGCCGACGCCTCGAAGTCGCTCCCGCGCATCCTACACCTCAAGCGTGAGCGGGCCGACCTTCCAACGCGGAGCTGGGGCCGCCTCCGACATCGGCGCTCAATCGCAGCCAAAGAGCGATTCCGGCCGCGCAGAGCAGCAGGCTGATCAGCATGGAGACAGTGACGCCAGCGAAGACACCGGGATCGTCGGCCCGGAGCATCTCGACGGGCCATCGCGTGATCGGATAGGCGATCATCAGCAGGGCCATCACCTGACCCGGCCGCCGCCGGCGCGGATAGTACGCCATCAGCAGCGAGAACAAGGCGAGCGCCGAGAGGGCGGCGTAGAGTTGGGTCGGCAAGACGGGGAGCGAATAGGGCGCATCGACGGGGATCAGGCCGCGGTCGACGTGCTCGACCCAGGCGTGCGAGCCGTATGGGAATCGGATCCCCAGGCTCGACTTGGTAAGCGACCCGTGACAACAACCGTTGAGGTGGCAACCGATCCTGCCGAAAAAGGCCCCGATCGCGAGCGTCGGCGCGACGACGTCGGCCATCCTCAGAAACGGAAACGGCCTCCGGCTGTAGTAGATCAGCGTCCCCGCCAGTCCGCCCAGAATGCAGCCGTAGAAGACGCCGCCCCCCTCCCAAACGCGTAAAACGTCCAGCGGCGAGCGGATCGCCTCGGGATGGACGACCGCGAACAACACCCGGGCCCCGATGACGCCGCCGAGG
It encodes:
- a CDS encoding DUF2334 domain-containing protein, translating into MRGSDFEASASFALVIHDVAPVFRPQLEIIRNAVAPLVADRVSAAVVPCWHGCPLGESPGDVDFLDFVAQGFGEILLHGYTHQQDRPGLISYLSGRSNELSGLTENETRDRLAKGRERLGRLMSSPIAGFVAPAWRLGRASPEVLSDLGFEYVVGFGSGRFFSGPSIPLATWSWDWGILPGLGWLGERLGASARAVRPASLPCVVIHPLDVDRRWLPRCLRVVERLLAEGRTPTLFSEIVGTS
- the lgt gene encoding prolipoprotein diacylglyceryl transferase codes for the protein MHPILFEVLGFRVHAYGLMMAVACASALGLSVWRARREGMNPDAVYELATWLFLGGVIGARVLFAVVHPEAIRSPLDVLRVWEGGGVFYGCILGGLAGTLIYYSRRPFPFLRMADVVAPTLAIGAFFGRIGCHLNGCCHGSLTKSSLGIRFPYGSHAWVEHVDRGLIPVDAPYSLPVLPTQLYAALSALALFSLLMAYYPRRRRPGQVMALLMIAYPITRWPVEMLRADDPGVFAGVTVSMLISLLLCAAGIALWLRLSADVGGGPSSALEGRPAHA